A single genomic interval of Desulfobacterales bacterium harbors:
- a CDS encoding ATP-dependent Clp protease proteolytic subunit — protein MFYRWVLIAFLGLFLVSCATMPAAGPSQPQEVVVKVQAADPTQVKVSQNDNSERINRSMEVPNQEGHLSQLSFISKDKAFVKIFSGLSVSDVTRLWNDLCVLENNTDIRDVNLFINSPGGDAFSGLALADQIERARRKGFRITAHASGIIASAAVPVFAVCNQRFAAPGTIFMVHEAALWKWPGRETASDIRSQNELMSLLRERYISKLTANTKLDKGKWEELEKKTTWFSVEKALDWGLVDKIE, from the coding sequence ATGTTTTATAGATGGGTTCTCATTGCTTTTTTGGGTCTTTTTTTAGTGAGTTGTGCCACCATGCCGGCCGCGGGGCCATCCCAGCCGCAGGAGGTCGTGGTCAAAGTTCAGGCTGCAGATCCGACCCAGGTCAAAGTTAGCCAGAACGATAATAGTGAGCGAATCAACAGATCGATGGAAGTCCCCAATCAGGAAGGACACCTTTCACAACTGTCTTTTATTTCTAAGGACAAAGCCTTTGTTAAGATTTTTTCAGGCCTTTCGGTATCGGATGTCACACGCCTGTGGAACGATCTTTGTGTTTTGGAAAACAATACCGATATCCGGGATGTTAACTTATTTATTAATTCACCCGGCGGCGATGCATTTTCAGGACTGGCGCTGGCCGATCAGATTGAACGCGCGCGGCGAAAGGGATTCCGTATTACGGCTCATGCTTCGGGAATTATCGCCAGTGCGGCCGTACCGGTATTTGCCGTTTGTAATCAACGGTTTGCAGCCCCAGGAACCATTTTTATGGTGCATGAGGCCGCATTGTGGAAATGGCCGGGACGCGAAACGGCATCGGATATCCGCTCGCAAAACGAGCTGATGAGTCTGCTGCGCGAGCGCTATATCAGCAAATTGACCGCCAATACCAAGTTAGATAAAGGCAAATGGGAAGAGCTGGAAAAGAAAACGACCTGGTTCAGCGTTGAAAAAGCATTGGATTGGGGCTTGGTCGA
- a CDS encoding HDOD domain-containing protein, protein MRIECPKCLRISAISGDLIVTHKRALELACSLCKAEVHVQLSLPTDGLPHPDSQTASGDEETRLASTINDNQDKPEILSLKSKILRSLVELPPMPNIILKARELMEDPGSSLKELSAVIEHDQAIVARVLALANSAYYGLSGMVSSIQHASILLGQKTLGELITIAASSRLLSKKLKGYQLNPSDFWKHSLAVALGSKIIAAKINSDLVEDAFIAGLLHDAGKIILDPYVEEHRKDFNAHLKKTPENFIEAEKMILGFDHAEVMSRASRFWRYPETQSLAIRYHHSPMRSGNNELALVVHLADIAAKEAGFTSGNAASLAEFDPKILSYVGLDKAQFDPVIDEIATSVDKLATEFQ, encoded by the coding sequence ATGAGAATTGAATGCCCCAAATGCCTTAGAATCAGTGCGATCAGCGGTGATTTGATCGTAACCCACAAACGGGCCTTGGAACTTGCCTGTTCTCTGTGCAAAGCCGAGGTGCATGTTCAACTCTCGCTGCCGACGGATGGTTTGCCGCATCCTGACTCTCAAACGGCGTCCGGTGATGAGGAGACACGCTTAGCCTCTACAATCAACGACAACCAGGATAAACCTGAGATCCTGTCACTGAAAAGCAAAATATTGCGCAGTCTGGTGGAATTGCCACCGATGCCCAATATTATTCTCAAGGCGCGCGAATTAATGGAAGACCCCGGCTCGAGCCTGAAGGAATTATCTGCGGTCATCGAACATGATCAGGCCATTGTTGCGCGGGTTTTGGCATTGGCCAATTCTGCCTATTATGGGTTAAGCGGTATGGTGTCATCGATTCAGCATGCTTCCATCTTACTTGGGCAAAAAACGCTCGGAGAATTGATTACCATAGCGGCCTCATCGAGGCTTTTAAGTAAAAAGCTAAAGGGTTATCAATTAAATCCCAGTGATTTTTGGAAACATTCGCTGGCAGTTGCATTGGGCTCCAAGATCATCGCCGCCAAAATCAACAGCGATTTGGTTGAAGATGCATTCATTGCCGGGTTACTGCATGATGCCGGTAAAATTATACTCGACCCTTATGTTGAGGAGCACAGGAAAGATTTTAATGCCCATTTAAAAAAGACGCCAGAAAATTTTATTGAAGCGGAAAAGATGATTTTAGGGTTTGATCATGCCGAGGTTATGTCGCGCGCTTCACGATTTTGGCGCTATCCCGAAACCCAATCGCTGGCCATACGCTATCACCACTCCCCCATGCGTTCAGGGAATAACGAGCTGGCACTAGTCGTCCACCTGGCGGATATCGCCGCTAAAGAAGCCGGATTTACGTCGGGCAATGCAGCATCACTTGCTGAATTCGATCCGAAAATATTAAGTTATGTGGGATTGGATAAAGCCCAATTTGATCCGGTCATTGATGAGATCGCCACCTCAGTTGATAAATTAGCTACCGAGTTTCAATAA
- a CDS encoding ATP-binding protein, with protein sequence MKSDYKDNDYEWIKELLDYPHTLEERLDFFADTAQIDVPEDPIERVIFQDKAKRAIRKIAQNRGHILMVGRPGTGKSMLANMFKEVLEESLGDYLRPQEAIIAFPGKDKNHVRIAYDDPHIIDPLLDNFNQAIDAAKDAVDEFNLSDQIQSARKAKRALLWATVIAATAGIFYSPAFIAAGLTGMGAIFMYMQENNHRAQEKIQRESIADRRNAVKHLYDMVPDILYDPRKDMDLMARVSEPDARNMKGGFRHDPYQSGNLETPCHKRAYLGAHAKSPIIYIDELKTLIKVGYMAELLEVMQNKRYILEGGRNTGSGAADRSENHLKADNIIVACCNHDTLQHLQQEGEGAFLSRIEDKGEIIRMESAVPETTENIRQVAQYVKQEIINLGAEFKDSWGDVIKAEGYQSVKQRSETIYGKSLPADFKLQEREFDKSAVLEIIKELRCRASDGKLSSILRPINGVIKSAEFEAIFENSTLVQARHVKHALKEHLSLEGGLSQEFGQQKKYLKKYISSMTDSIGYVVGLAVIHSNSSSQMLGQPLPIHCQINLGVADRVVAPGKIGDIAKAAAQNVRASIKKVLNKIGAPYVGYEMYVEYIQAHGGVEGDSASVAMDIALISDFVKKPVNQRYGVTGSLTGDIILAVGGVTEKIRSIMDPDLGMEGACIPWLNKRDIEPLLINADSEYIQTDDIPGIRIYRAEGRKEPFDIFFCKTKYNAYKILMGLDKKKVETLMVQRSKSDLDFMRNINASSEPVGPKN encoded by the coding sequence ATGAAGAGTGACTATAAAGACAATGATTATGAGTGGATAAAGGAATTGCTGGATTATCCTCACACCCTCGAGGAACGACTTGATTTTTTTGCGGATACCGCTCAAATCGATGTTCCTGAAGATCCCATCGAGCGGGTCATTTTCCAGGATAAAGCCAAGCGGGCGATTCGTAAAATTGCTCAAAACAGGGGTCACATCCTCATGGTCGGCAGACCGGGAACCGGCAAATCTATGCTGGCCAATATGTTTAAGGAAGTTCTGGAAGAATCCCTGGGTGATTATCTGCGACCCCAGGAAGCCATCATTGCCTTTCCAGGTAAAGATAAAAACCATGTGCGCATTGCTTATGACGATCCGCATATCATCGACCCACTCCTTGACAATTTCAATCAAGCAATTGATGCGGCCAAAGATGCCGTTGATGAGTTTAATCTTTCAGATCAAATTCAATCGGCCCGCAAAGCGAAACGGGCGCTGTTATGGGCAACGGTCATTGCAGCCACCGCCGGCATTTTTTATTCTCCTGCTTTTATCGCTGCCGGGCTAACCGGAATGGGTGCCATTTTCATGTATATGCAGGAAAACAATCACCGGGCGCAGGAGAAAATCCAAAGGGAATCCATCGCTGACCGCCGAAATGCCGTCAAGCATTTATATGACATGGTACCGGATATTTTATACGATCCCCGCAAAGATATGGACCTGATGGCAAGGGTATCAGAACCGGATGCCAGAAACATGAAAGGCGGGTTTCGTCATGATCCGTATCAATCCGGCAATCTTGAAACGCCCTGTCACAAACGGGCCTACCTGGGGGCCCATGCTAAATCACCGATTATTTATATTGATGAATTAAAAACCCTGATCAAGGTTGGATACATGGCGGAATTGCTAGAGGTTATGCAAAACAAGCGTTACATCCTTGAAGGCGGACGCAATACGGGCAGCGGCGCTGCCGACCGCTCAGAAAATCATCTCAAAGCCGATAATATCATTGTTGCCTGCTGCAACCATGACACCCTGCAGCATTTGCAGCAAGAGGGTGAGGGGGCGTTTTTAAGCCGCATTGAAGATAAGGGCGAAATCATCCGCATGGAAAGCGCCGTTCCGGAGACAACCGAAAACATACGCCAGGTTGCCCAATATGTGAAACAAGAAATCATTAATCTGGGTGCTGAGTTTAAAGATTCCTGGGGAGATGTCATTAAAGCCGAAGGCTACCAAAGTGTCAAACAGCGCAGTGAAACCATATACGGGAAATCACTTCCCGCTGATTTTAAATTGCAAGAGCGCGAGTTTGATAAAAGCGCCGTTTTGGAGATTATAAAAGAATTGAGGTGCCGGGCTTCGGATGGGAAGTTGAGCAGTATTTTGCGTCCCATAAATGGTGTGATCAAATCCGCCGAGTTTGAGGCAATTTTTGAAAATTCAACCCTGGTTCAAGCACGGCATGTTAAACATGCACTTAAAGAACACTTAAGTCTGGAAGGAGGGCTTTCGCAGGAATTCGGTCAGCAGAAAAAATATTTAAAAAAATATATTAGCTCAATGACCGATTCAATCGGCTATGTTGTCGGTTTGGCTGTCATCCATTCTAACTCCAGCAGCCAGATGCTAGGTCAACCCCTGCCAATACATTGCCAGATTAATCTGGGTGTTGCTGACAGAGTGGTTGCACCTGGTAAAATCGGTGATATCGCCAAAGCGGCAGCACAAAACGTGCGCGCCTCTATTAAAAAGGTGTTGAACAAAATCGGAGCCCCATATGTGGGGTATGAAATGTATGTGGAATATATTCAGGCCCACGGCGGGGTGGAAGGTGACAGCGCCTCCGTTGCCATGGATATCGCGCTCATATCTGATTTTGTGAAAAAGCCGGTCAATCAGCGCTATGGCGTGACCGGTTCCCTGACCGGTGATATAATACTTGCGGTTGGCGGTGTGACCGAAAAAATTCGCTCTATCATGGATCCGGATCTGGGCATGGAAGGCGCTTGCATACCCTGGCTGAATAAACGCGATATTGAACCCCTGCTGATCAATGCTGATAGCGAATACATACAAACAGATGATATTCCCGGCATTCGCATTTACCGTGCTGAGGGCAGAAAAGAGCCATTCGATATTTTCTTTTGCAAGACCAAGTATAATGCTTACAAAATTTTGATGGGTCTTGATAAAAAAAAGGTGGAAACCCTCATGGTTCAAAGAAGCAAAAGCGATCTTGATTTCATGCGCAATATCAACGCTTCTTCAGAACCTGTCGGGCCGAAGAACTGA